One window from the genome of Pantoea cypripedii encodes:
- the trkA gene encoding Trk system potassium transporter TrkA — MKIIILGAGQVGGTLAENLVGENNDITVVDSDPTRLRQLQDKFDLRVVHGHGSHPRILREAGAEDADMLVAVTSSDETNMIACQIAYSLFNTPNRIARIRAADYLRDAEKLFVPEAVPIDHLISPEQLVIDNIYRLIQYPGALQVVNFAEGKVSLAVVKAYYGGPLVGNPLSILREHMPHIDTRVAAIFRQDRPIRPQGSTIVEAGDEVFFIAASQHIRAVMSEMQRLEKPYKRIMLVGGGNIGFGLAQRLEKQYSVKLIERNPQRAAELAEQLQDTIVFYGDASDQELLAEEHVDQIDLFIAVTNDDEANIMSAMLAKKMGAKKVMVLIQRRAYVDLVQGSVIDIAISPQQATISALLGHVRKADIVGVSSLRRGIAEAIEAIAHGEETTSRVVGRLIEDIKLPPGTIIGAVVRGDEVIIANDNVRVEQGDHVIMFLTDKKFVPDVERLFQPSPFFL; from the coding sequence ATGAAAATTATTATCCTCGGTGCCGGACAGGTCGGCGGAACCCTCGCAGAAAACCTGGTAGGTGAAAACAACGACATTACCGTGGTGGACAGTGACCCCACCCGTTTGCGTCAGTTACAGGACAAATTTGATCTGCGCGTCGTACACGGTCATGGTTCTCATCCACGCATTCTGCGCGAAGCGGGTGCTGAGGATGCCGATATGCTGGTTGCCGTAACCAGTTCGGACGAAACCAATATGATCGCTTGTCAGATCGCCTATTCGCTTTTCAATACGCCAAACCGTATTGCCCGTATTCGTGCGGCCGATTATCTGCGAGACGCTGAAAAACTGTTTGTACCCGAAGCGGTGCCAATCGACCATTTGATCTCACCTGAACAACTGGTGATCGACAATATCTACCGGTTGATCCAGTATCCCGGCGCGCTGCAGGTGGTGAACTTTGCCGAAGGAAAAGTGAGTCTGGCTGTGGTCAAAGCCTATTATGGTGGGCCACTGGTGGGGAATCCGCTCTCCATTTTGCGCGAACACATGCCGCATATCGATACCCGTGTTGCCGCCATCTTCCGCCAGGATCGCCCGATTCGTCCGCAGGGTTCAACTATCGTTGAAGCGGGTGATGAAGTCTTCTTTATCGCGGCAAGCCAACATATTCGTGCGGTGATGAGCGAGATGCAGCGTCTGGAAAAACCCTACAAACGCATCATGTTGGTTGGCGGCGGGAATATTGGCTTTGGCCTGGCGCAGCGTCTGGAAAAACAGTACAGCGTCAAGTTAATCGAACGAAATCCGCAACGTGCGGCTGAACTGGCCGAGCAGTTGCAGGATACGATCGTATTCTACGGTGATGCTTCGGATCAGGAGTTGCTGGCAGAAGAACATGTCGATCAAATCGATCTGTTTATTGCTGTAACCAACGACGATGAAGCCAACATCATGTCAGCAATGCTGGCGAAGAAAATGGGAGCGAAAAAGGTCATGGTGTTGATCCAACGCCGGGCCTATGTTGATCTGGTTCAGGGGAGCGTGATCGATATTGCTATTTCACCGCAGCAGGCCACCATTTCCGCGCTGTTGGGACACGTGCGTAAAGCTGACATTGTCGGTGTTTCATCATTACGCCGCGGTATCGCTGAGGCGATCGAAGCGATCGCTCATGGTGAAGAGACAACTTCACGCGTGGTCGGACGCCTGATTGAAGATATTAAATTGCCACCCGGCACCATCATTGGTGCTGTAGTGCGTGGCGATGAAGTGATCATTGCTAATGATAACGTGCGCGTAGAACAGGGGGATCATGTGATCATGTTCCTGACCGACAAGAAGTTTGTGCCAGATGTCGAACGGCTATTCCAACCAAGCCCCTTCTTCCTGTAA